A stretch of Metabacillus sp. FJAT-52054 DNA encodes these proteins:
- the rpsL gene encoding 30S ribosomal protein S12: MPTINQLIRKGRVSKIEKSKSPALNKGYNSFKKEHTNVSSPQKRGVCTRVGTMTPKKPNSALRKYARVRLTNQIEVTAYIPGIGHNLQEHSVVLIRGGRVKDLPGVRYHIVRGALDTAGVDGRMQGRSKYGTKRPKAPKK; the protein is encoded by the coding sequence ATGCCTACTATTAATCAATTGATCCGCAAGGGACGCGTAAGCAAGATTGAAAAATCTAAGTCTCCTGCATTGAACAAAGGTTACAACAGTTTCAAAAAAGAGCACACTAACGTATCTTCACCTCAAAAACGCGGTGTATGCACACGTGTTGGTACAATGACTCCGAAGAAGCCGAACTCCGCGCTTCGTAAATATGCCCGTGTACGCTTGACTAACCAAATCGAGGTTACAGCTTACATTCCTGGTATCGGACATAACCTTCAAGAGCATAGTGTTGTTCTTATCCGCGGCGGACGTGTAAAAGATTTACCGGGAGTACGTTACCACATCGTTCGCGGTGCGCTTGACACTGCCGGTGTTGATGGCCGTATGCAAGGTCGTTCCAAATACGGAACTAAACGTCCTAAAGCTCCAAAAAAATAA
- the rplC gene encoding 50S ribosomal protein L3: MTKGILGRKIGMTQVFAENGDLIPVTVVEAAPNVVLQVKTAEIDGYEAVQVGFDDKREKLANKPLKGHVAKANTAPKRFIKEFRGVSAADYEVGQEVKVEVFSAGDTVDVTGTSKGKGFQGSIKRHGQSRGPMSHGSRYHRRPGSMGPVAPNRVFKNKLLPGRMGGERVTVQNLEIVKVDAERNLLLIKGNVPGPRKSLVTVKSAVKSK; the protein is encoded by the coding sequence ATGACCAAAGGAATCTTAGGTAGAAAAATCGGTATGACGCAAGTATTTGCTGAAAACGGCGATCTTATCCCAGTTACAGTTGTAGAAGCTGCTCCAAACGTAGTTCTTCAAGTGAAAACGGCTGAAATCGACGGTTACGAAGCAGTTCAGGTTGGTTTTGATGACAAACGTGAAAAACTTGCTAACAAACCGCTAAAAGGTCACGTTGCAAAAGCAAACACTGCGCCTAAGCGCTTCATTAAGGAATTTCGTGGAGTAAGCGCAGCAGACTACGAAGTTGGTCAGGAAGTCAAAGTAGAAGTATTCTCCGCTGGAGATACAGTAGATGTAACAGGAACTTCAAAAGGTAAAGGATTCCAAGGTTCTATTAAACGCCACGGACAATCCCGCGGACCAATGTCCCACGGTTCACGCTACCATCGCCGCCCAGGTTCAATGGGTCCTGTTGCTCCAAACCGCGTATTCAAGAACAAACTTCTGCCTGGACGTATGGGTGGAGAGCGCGTAACAGTACAAAACCTTGAGATCGTTAAAGTTGATGCAGAACGCAACCTTCTTTTGATCAAAGGTAACGTACCTGGTCCAAGAAAATCTCTAGTTACTGTAAAATCTGCAGTAAAATCCAAATAA
- the rpmC gene encoding 50S ribosomal protein L29: protein MKANEIRDLTTAEIEQKVKSLKEELFNLRFQLATGQLENTARIREVRKAIARMKTVIRQREIAANNR from the coding sequence ATGAAAGCTAATGAAATCCGTGATTTAACCACTGCCGAAATCGAACAAAAAGTAAAATCACTTAAAGAAGAGCTTTTCAACCTTCGTTTCCAGCTTGCTACTGGCCAGCTTGAAAACACTGCTCGCATCCGTGAAGTACGTAAAGCCATCGCTCGTATGAAGACTGTAATTCGTCAAAGAGAGATCGCTGCTAATAATCGATAA
- the rplX gene encoding 50S ribosomal protein L24, with product MHVKKGDNVMVISGKDKGKQGKVLEAYPKKDRVLVEGVNVVKKHSKPTQTNTQGGIVSQEAPIHVSNVMLIDPKSGEPTRIGYKLVDGKKVRVAKKSGESLDK from the coding sequence ATGCATGTAAAAAAAGGTGATAATGTAATGGTTATCTCTGGTAAGGATAAAGGCAAGCAAGGTAAAGTGCTTGAAGCTTACCCTAAGAAAGACCGTGTGCTAGTTGAAGGTGTGAATGTTGTAAAAAAACACTCTAAACCAACACAAACAAACACTCAAGGCGGAATCGTGAGCCAAGAGGCGCCAATCCATGTATCCAACGTAATGCTGATCGACCCTAAAAGCGGCGAGCCAACTCGTATCGGTTATAAATTGGTTGACGGCAAGAAAGTACGTGTTGCAAAAAAATCTGGTGAATCTCTAGATAAATAG
- the rpsG gene encoding 30S ribosomal protein S7, with product MPRKGPVTKRDVLPDPLYNSKLVTRLVNRIMVDGKRGKAQTILYSALDTIRERSGKEPMEVFEQALKNIMPVLEVKARRVGGANYQVPVEVRPDRRSTLGLRWLVNYARLRGEKTMEERLANEILDAANNTGAAVKKREDTHKMAEANKAFAHYRW from the coding sequence ATGCCTCGTAAAGGTCCTGTTACAAAAAGAGACGTATTGCCAGATCCGCTTTACAATTCCAAACTTGTTACTCGTTTGGTAAACCGCATTATGGTTGATGGTAAAAGAGGAAAAGCACAAACCATTCTTTATTCTGCACTTGATACAATCAGGGAGCGCAGCGGTAAAGAGCCAATGGAAGTGTTCGAACAAGCACTTAAAAACATCATGCCAGTTCTAGAAGTTAAAGCCCGCCGTGTAGGTGGAGCAAACTACCAAGTACCAGTAGAGGTGCGTCCTGACCGCCGTTCTACTCTTGGACTTCGCTGGTTAGTAAACTACGCTCGTCTTCGTGGAGAAAAAACCATGGAAGAGCGTTTAGCTAACGAGATTCTTGACGCAGCCAACAATACTGGTGCTGCTGTTAAGAAACGCGAAGATACGCACAAAATGGCAGAAGCGAACAAAGCATTCGCTCACTACCGCTGGTAA
- the rplN gene encoding 50S ribosomal protein L14, whose product MIQQESRLKVADNSGAREVLTIKVLGGSGRKTANIGDVIVCTVKQATPGGVVKKGDVVKAVIVRTKSGARRTDGSYIRFDENACVIIRDDKSPRGTRIFGPVARELRENNFMKIVSLAPEVL is encoded by the coding sequence ATGATTCAACAAGAATCTCGCTTAAAAGTTGCTGACAACTCTGGTGCTCGTGAAGTACTGACAATTAAAGTCCTTGGCGGATCCGGACGTAAGACAGCTAACATTGGTGATGTAATCGTGTGTACGGTTAAACAAGCAACACCAGGAGGCGTTGTTAAAAAAGGAGACGTAGTTAAGGCTGTTATCGTTCGTACTAAGAGCGGTGCACGCCGTACTGACGGTTCTTACATTCGTTTCGACGAAAATGCTTGTGTAATCATCCGTGATGACAAAAGCCCGCGCGGTACGCGTATTTTCGGACCTGTTGCTCGTGAGCTTCGCGAAAACAACTTCATGAAGATTGTTTCTCTAGCTCCAGAAGTTCTTTAA
- a CDS encoding 50S ribosomal protein L7ae-like protein yields the protein MSYEKVSQAVNIIVGTKQTLKALQQGSVKELLIAEDADPRITSAVAQMAADKNVPVIKVDSMKKLGKACGIEVGAAAVAIT from the coding sequence ATGTCTTATGAAAAAGTATCACAGGCAGTAAACATTATTGTTGGTACAAAGCAAACGCTGAAGGCACTTCAGCAAGGTTCCGTCAAAGAGCTTCTCATTGCGGAGGACGCCGATCCACGAATTACATCTGCCGTTGCTCAGATGGCCGCGGATAAGAACGTTCCTGTAATAAAAGTAGACTCCATGAAAAAGCTTGGAAAAGCTTGCGGAATTGAAGTTGGCGCCGCAGCTGTAGCCATTACCTAA
- the rpsC gene encoding 30S ribosomal protein S3, with translation MGQKVNPVGLRIGVIRDWESKWYAGKDYADLLHEDIKVREYINKRLNDASVSKVEIERAANRINVTVHTAKPGMVIGKGGTEVEALRKALNSLTGKRVHINILEIKRADLDAKLVADNIARQLENRISFRRAQKQALQRSMRAGAKGIKTMVSGRLGGADIARSEHYSEGTVPLHTLRADIDYGTAEADTTYGKLGVKVWIYRGEVLPVKKKSEEGGK, from the coding sequence GTGGGTCAAAAGGTAAATCCAGTCGGTCTTCGTATCGGTGTGATTCGTGATTGGGAATCAAAATGGTACGCTGGCAAAGACTACGCTGATCTTTTACACGAAGATATCAAAGTTCGTGAATATATCAACAAACGCCTAAATGATGCATCTGTTTCCAAAGTGGAAATCGAGCGTGCTGCTAACCGCATTAACGTTACAGTCCACACTGCTAAGCCAGGAATGGTTATCGGTAAAGGTGGTACTGAAGTTGAAGCGCTTCGTAAAGCTCTTAACTCACTTACTGGTAAACGCGTGCACATCAACATTCTTGAAATCAAAAGAGCTGATCTTGATGCTAAATTAGTAGCTGACAACATCGCTCGCCAGCTAGAAAACCGTATTTCTTTCCGTCGTGCTCAAAAGCAAGCATTGCAACGTTCAATGCGCGCTGGTGCAAAAGGAATTAAAACAATGGTTTCCGGACGTCTTGGCGGAGCTGATATCGCTCGTTCAGAACATTACAGTGAAGGAACTGTTCCACTTCACACACTTCGCGCTGACATCGATTACGGTACAGCAGAAGCAGACACTACTTACGGTAAACTAGGTGTCAAAGTATGGATCTATCGTGGAGAAGTTCTTCCTGTTAAGAAGAAATCCGAGGAAGGAGGAAAATAA
- the fusA gene encoding elongation factor G gives MAREFSLENTRNIGIMAHIDAGKTTTTERILFYTGRIHKIGETHEGASQMDWMEQEQERGITITSAATTASWKGYRVNIIDTPGHVDFTVEVERSLRVLDGAVAVLDAQSGVEPQTETVWRQATTYGVPRVVFVNKMDKIGADFLYSVKTMHDRLQANAHPIQLPIGAEDNFEGIIDLVENVAYFYEDDLGTRTDAKEIPEDYQELAEEWRNKLIEAVAELDEELMMKYLDGEELTVDEIKAAIRKGTCDVEFYPVICGSAFKNKGVQLMLDAVLDYLPAPTDVPSIKGILPDSEEEVIRKSSDDEPFSALAFKVMTDPYVGKLTFFRVYSGVLNSGSYVQNSTKGKRERVGRILQMHANSREEISTVYSGDIAAAVGLKDTTTGDTLCDEKSLVILESMEFPEPVISLSVEPKSKADQDKMSTALTKLSEEDPTFRAHTDPETGQTIISGMGELHLDIIVDRMRREFKVEANVGAPQVAYRETFRGSAKVEGKFARQSGGRGQFGHVWIEFEPNEEGKGFEFQNKIVGGVVPREYVPAVQAGLEDSMKNGVLAGYQLIDVKAALVDGSYHDVDSSEMAFKVAASLALKNAVSKCNPVILEPVMKVEVVIPDEYMGDIMGDITSRRGRVEGMDARGNAQVVRAMVPLSEMFGYATALRSNTQGRGVFSMHFDHYEEVPKSISEEIIKKNKGE, from the coding sequence ATGGCAAGAGAGTTCTCCTTAGAAAACACTCGTAATATCGGGATCATGGCTCACATCGACGCTGGTAAAACGACGACTACAGAACGGATCTTGTTCTACACTGGACGTATCCACAAAATTGGTGAAACTCATGAAGGAGCTTCACAAATGGACTGGATGGAACAGGAGCAAGAACGCGGAATCACGATTACATCTGCAGCTACAACTGCATCATGGAAAGGTTACCGCGTTAACATCATCGATACACCGGGACACGTAGACTTCACTGTTGAAGTTGAACGTTCCCTGCGTGTACTTGATGGTGCCGTAGCTGTTCTTGATGCACAATCCGGAGTTGAGCCTCAAACTGAAACAGTTTGGCGCCAAGCTACTACTTACGGCGTACCTCGTGTAGTGTTCGTAAACAAAATGGATAAAATCGGTGCGGATTTCCTTTATTCCGTAAAAACGATGCATGACCGCCTTCAAGCGAATGCTCATCCGATTCAGCTTCCTATCGGTGCTGAAGATAACTTCGAAGGAATTATCGATCTAGTAGAAAACGTTGCATACTTCTACGAAGATGACTTGGGAACTCGTACCGATGCGAAAGAAATTCCAGAAGACTATCAAGAACTTGCTGAAGAATGGCGCAACAAGCTAATTGAAGCAGTAGCAGAACTTGATGAAGAATTGATGATGAAATATCTTGACGGTGAAGAGCTGACGGTTGATGAAATCAAAGCTGCAATCCGTAAAGGTACTTGCGACGTTGAATTCTATCCAGTAATTTGCGGATCTGCTTTCAAAAACAAAGGTGTTCAATTGATGCTGGATGCTGTACTTGATTACCTTCCTGCGCCAACTGACGTACCGTCTATCAAAGGAATTCTTCCTGATTCTGAAGAGGAAGTAATCCGTAAATCCAGTGACGATGAGCCGTTCTCTGCTCTAGCGTTCAAAGTAATGACAGATCCATACGTAGGAAAGCTTACTTTCTTCCGTGTGTACTCTGGAGTACTTAACTCTGGTTCTTACGTACAAAACTCCACGAAAGGCAAGCGTGAGCGTGTAGGACGTATCCTGCAAATGCATGCTAACTCTCGTGAAGAAATCTCCACTGTATACTCTGGGGATATCGCAGCAGCTGTAGGATTGAAAGATACTACAACTGGTGATACTCTATGTGATGAAAAGAGCCTTGTAATCTTGGAATCCATGGAATTCCCAGAGCCGGTTATCTCTCTATCAGTTGAGCCGAAATCTAAAGCTGACCAAGACAAAATGTCTACAGCTTTGACAAAGCTATCTGAAGAGGATCCAACATTCCGTGCTCATACTGATCCTGAGACTGGACAAACCATCATCTCTGGTATGGGTGAGCTTCACCTTGATATCATCGTTGACCGTATGCGTCGCGAATTCAAAGTAGAAGCTAATGTTGGTGCTCCGCAAGTTGCATACCGTGAGACTTTCCGCGGTTCAGCTAAAGTCGAAGGTAAGTTTGCCCGCCAATCTGGTGGACGCGGACAATTCGGACACGTTTGGATCGAATTCGAACCAAACGAAGAAGGAAAAGGCTTCGAATTCCAAAACAAGATCGTCGGTGGAGTTGTTCCTCGTGAATACGTACCAGCTGTTCAAGCAGGTCTAGAGGATTCAATGAAAAACGGTGTCCTTGCAGGATATCAGCTAATCGACGTTAAAGCAGCACTTGTTGATGGATCTTACCATGATGTTGACTCCAGTGAGATGGCGTTTAAAGTAGCGGCTTCACTAGCTCTTAAAAACGCAGTATCCAAATGTAACCCGGTTATCCTTGAGCCTGTTATGAAGGTTGAAGTTGTAATCCCGGATGAGTACATGGGAGATATCATGGGTGATATTACTTCTCGCCGTGGACGCGTTGAAGGTATGGATGCACGCGGTAACGCTCAAGTTGTTCGTGCAATGGTTCCACTTTCCGAAATGTTTGGTTATGCAACTGCGTTGCGTTCAAACACACAAGGACGCGGAGTATTCTCCATGCACTTCGATCACTACGAAGAAGTTCCTAAATCGATTTCTGAAGAAATCATCAAAAAAAATAAAGGCGAGTAA
- the rplD gene encoding 50S ribosomal protein L4, producing MPKVTMLNQSGANAGEIELNDSIFGIEPNQAVLFEAVIMQRASLRQGNAKVKNRSEVRGGGRKPWRQKGTGRARQGSIRSPQWRGGGVVFGPTPRSYAYKLPKKVRRLAIKSALSSKVQDSKIVVLEDLTLDAVKTKEMASILKAISVEKKALIVTADVNEKVSLSARNIQGITVVAADGINVLDVLNHEKLIMTKAAVQKVEEVLA from the coding sequence ATGCCAAAAGTTACTATGTTAAACCAAAGCGGAGCTAACGCTGGTGAAATCGAACTGAACGATTCTATCTTCGGTATCGAGCCAAACCAAGCTGTTCTTTTCGAAGCGGTTATCATGCAAAGAGCTTCCTTAAGACAAGGAAATGCTAAAGTAAAGAATCGTTCTGAAGTTCGTGGCGGAGGACGCAAACCTTGGCGCCAAAAAGGAACTGGACGTGCTCGTCAAGGATCTATCCGTTCACCGCAATGGCGCGGAGGAGGAGTAGTTTTCGGACCGACACCTCGTTCTTATGCTTACAAACTACCTAAAAAAGTACGCCGTCTGGCTATCAAATCTGCTTTATCATCTAAAGTACAAGACAGCAAAATTGTTGTTCTTGAGGATCTGACACTGGATGCTGTAAAAACAAAGGAAATGGCTTCTATCCTAAAAGCTATTTCAGTTGAGAAAAAAGCATTGATCGTTACTGCTGATGTTAACGAGAAAGTTTCACTTTCTGCACGTAACATCCAGGGCATCACTGTTGTTGCAGCTGACGGTATCAACGTTCTTGACGTACTGAACCATGAAAAGCTAATTATGACGAAAGCTGCGGTGCAAAAAGTAGAGGAGGTGCTTGCATAA
- the rpsJ gene encoding 30S ribosomal protein S10, with product MAKQKIRIRLKAYDHRILDQSAEKIVETAKRSGANVSGPIPLPTEKSIYTILRAVHKYKDSREQFEMRTHKRLIDIINPTPQTVDALMRLDLPSGVDIEIKL from the coding sequence ATGGCAAAACAAAAAATTCGTATTCGTTTGAAAGCTTATGATCACAGAATTCTTGATCAATCTGCCGAGAAAATCGTAGAAACAGCGAAACGTTCAGGTGCTAACGTATCTGGTCCGATCCCGCTTCCGACTGAAAAGTCAATCTACACAATTCTTCGTGCGGTGCATAAGTACAAAGACTCTCGTGAGCAATTCGAGATGCGTACACACAAACGTCTAATCGACATCATTAACCCAACACCACAAACTGTTGATGCGTTAATGCGTTTGGATTTACCATCCGGTGTCGATATCGAAATCAAACTTTAA
- the rpsS gene encoding 30S ribosomal protein S19, which yields MGRSLKKGPFVDDHLMVKVEKLNETEKKQVIKTWSRRSTIFPQFIGHTIAVYDGRKHVPVYVTEDMVGHKLGEFAPSRTYKGHGNDDKKTRR from the coding sequence ATGGGTCGCAGCTTGAAAAAAGGACCTTTCGTGGATGATCACTTGATGGTTAAAGTGGAAAAATTGAATGAAACTGAAAAGAAACAAGTTATTAAAACTTGGTCTCGCCGTTCTACAATTTTCCCTCAATTCATCGGTCACACGATCGCTGTATATGATGGACGCAAACACGTTCCTGTTTATGTAACGGAAGATATGGTTGGCCACAAGTTAGGTGAATTTGCACCTTCTCGTACTTATAAAGGCCACGGTAACGATGACAAAAAAACAAGACGCTAA
- the rplP gene encoding 50S ribosomal protein L16, with product MLLPKRVKYRREHRGKMRGRAKGGAEVHFGEYGIQALEASWITNRQIEAARIAMTRYMKRGGKVWIKIFPSKPYTAKPLEVRMGSGKGAPEGWVAVVKPGKVLFEIAGVSEEVAREALRLASHKLPIKTKFVKREEIGGESNES from the coding sequence ATGTTATTGCCTAAACGTGTTAAGTATCGCAGAGAGCATCGCGGAAAAATGCGCGGACGTGCAAAAGGCGGTGCGGAAGTACACTTTGGTGAATACGGTATTCAAGCTTTGGAAGCTTCTTGGATCACTAACCGTCAAATCGAGGCAGCTCGTATTGCGATGACTCGTTACATGAAACGTGGCGGTAAAGTATGGATTAAAATTTTCCCTTCCAAACCTTATACTGCTAAGCCACTAGAAGTCCGCATGGGTTCCGGTAAAGGTGCTCCTGAAGGATGGGTAGCTGTAGTTAAACCTGGTAAAGTTTTGTTTGAGATTGCGGGTGTTTCTGAAGAAGTTGCTCGCGAAGCATTACGTCTTGCGTCTCACAAACTGCCAATTAAAACGAAATTCGTTAAGCGCGAGGAAATTGGTGGTGAATCAAATGAAAGCTAA
- the tuf gene encoding elongation factor Tu, which produces MGKEKFDRSKTHANIGTIGHVDHGKTTLTAAITTVLAKRSGKGAAMAYDMIDAAPEERERGITISTAHVEYETETRHYAHVDCPGHADYVKNMITGAAQMDGGILVVSAADGPMPQTREHILLSRQVGVPYLVVFMNKCDMVDDEELLELVEMEVRDLLSEYDFPGDDIPVIKGSALKALEGEAEWEEKIVELMNAVDEYIPTPERDIEKPFMMPVEDVFSITGRGTVATGRVERGQVKVGDVIEIIGLAEEPKSTTVTGVEMFRKLLDYAEAGDNIGALLRGVAREDIQRGQVLAKPGTITPHTNFKAEVYVLSKEEGGRHTPFFTNYRPQFYFRTTDVTGICNLPEGVEMVMPGDNIEMTVELISPIAIEEGTKFSIREGGRTVGAGVVATITE; this is translated from the coding sequence ATGGGTAAAGAAAAATTCGACCGTTCCAAAACACATGCCAATATCGGTACAATTGGACACGTTGACCATGGTAAAACAACTCTAACAGCTGCAATCACAACTGTACTTGCTAAGCGCAGTGGTAAAGGTGCAGCGATGGCTTATGATATGATCGATGCTGCTCCAGAAGAGCGCGAGCGCGGAATCACTATCTCAACTGCACACGTTGAGTACGAAACTGAAACTCGTCACTATGCACACGTTGACTGCCCAGGACATGCTGACTATGTTAAAAACATGATCACTGGTGCGGCACAAATGGACGGCGGAATCCTAGTAGTATCTGCTGCTGACGGCCCAATGCCACAAACTCGTGAGCACATCCTTCTTTCTCGTCAAGTAGGTGTTCCTTACCTAGTTGTATTCATGAACAAATGTGATATGGTTGATGACGAAGAATTGCTTGAACTAGTTGAAATGGAAGTTCGTGACCTTCTTTCTGAGTACGATTTCCCTGGCGACGACATTCCAGTAATCAAAGGTTCTGCTCTTAAAGCTCTTGAAGGAGAAGCTGAGTGGGAAGAGAAAATCGTTGAACTAATGAACGCAGTTGACGAGTACATCCCAACTCCAGAGCGTGATATCGAAAAACCATTCATGATGCCTGTTGAGGATGTATTCTCTATCACTGGCCGTGGAACTGTTGCAACTGGACGTGTTGAGCGTGGACAAGTTAAAGTCGGTGACGTTATCGAAATCATCGGTCTTGCTGAAGAGCCAAAATCAACAACTGTTACAGGTGTTGAAATGTTCCGTAAACTTCTTGACTATGCTGAAGCTGGAGACAACATCGGCGCACTTCTTCGTGGAGTAGCTCGTGAAGATATCCAACGTGGACAAGTTCTTGCTAAGCCAGGAACAATCACTCCACACACTAACTTCAAAGCAGAAGTTTATGTTCTATCTAAAGAAGAGGGTGGACGTCACACTCCATTCTTCACTAACTACCGTCCTCAGTTCTACTTCCGTACAACTGATGTAACTGGTATCTGCAACCTTCCTGAAGGTGTAGAAATGGTTATGCCTGGAGACAACATCGAAATGACTGTTGAACTAATCTCTCCAATCGCAATCGAAGAAGGTACTAAGTTCTCTATCCGTGAGGGTGGACGTACTGTAGGTGCTGGAGTAGTTGCTACAATCACTGAGTAA
- the rplV gene encoding 50S ribosomal protein L22 gives MQAKAVARTVRIAPRKARLVMDLIRGKQIGEAVAILRLTPKAASPIIEKVLNSAVANAEHNYEMDINSLVISEAFVDEGPTLKRFRPRAMGRASAINKRTSHITIIVSEKKEG, from the coding sequence ATGCAAGCTAAAGCTGTCGCTAGAACAGTTCGTATTGCTCCTCGTAAAGCACGTTTGGTAATGGACTTAATTCGAGGAAAGCAAATCGGTGAAGCAGTTGCAATCCTTCGTCTCACACCGAAGGCAGCTTCTCCAATTATTGAAAAAGTACTAAACTCTGCAGTTGCTAACGCTGAGCACAACTACGAAATGGACATTAACAGCCTTGTAATTTCCGAGGCATTCGTTGACGAAGGTCCAACACTTAAAAGATTCCGCCCACGTGCAATGGGACGTGCGAGCGCAATTAACAAACGTACTAGTCATATCACTATTATCGTATCAGAAAAGAAGGAGGGATAA
- the rpsQ gene encoding 30S ribosomal protein S17 translates to MSERNQRKVYTGRVVSDKMDKTITVLVETYKTHSLYGKRVKYSKKFKAHDEENQAKIGDIVRIMETRPQSATKRFRLVEIVEEAVII, encoded by the coding sequence ATGAGTGAACGCAATCAACGTAAGGTTTACACTGGCCGTGTTGTGTCCGACAAAATGGATAAAACAATCACTGTACTGGTTGAGACTTACAAAACTCATTCTCTATACGGCAAACGCGTAAAGTACTCTAAGAAGTTCAAAGCGCATGACGAAGAAAACCAAGCTAAAATTGGCGATATCGTAAGAATCATGGAAACTCGTCCGCAATCTGCGACAAAACGTTTCCGTCTTGTAGAAATCGTTGAAGAAGCTGTTATTATCTAA
- the rplW gene encoding 50S ribosomal protein L23, translating to MKDPRDIIKRPVITENSTDIMADRKYTFEVDVRANKTEVKDAVEAIFGVKVAKVNVMNYKGKFRRVGRYSGLTNRRRKAIITLTADSKEIELFEV from the coding sequence ATGAAAGATCCTCGTGATATTATTAAGCGCCCCGTGATCACTGAAAATTCTACTGACATTATGGCTGACAGAAAATATACGTTTGAAGTAGACGTAAGAGCTAACAAAACGGAAGTTAAAGATGCTGTAGAAGCAATTTTCGGTGTGAAAGTAGCGAAAGTCAATGTTATGAATTACAAAGGTAAATTCAGACGTGTTGGCCGTTACAGCGGACTTACAAATCGCAGAAGAAAAGCAATCATTACATTGACTGCTGACTCTAAAGAAATCGAACTTTTTGAAGTTTAA
- the rplB gene encoding 50S ribosomal protein L2, which produces MAIKKYKPTSNGRRGMTVSDFAEITTDKPEKSLLAPLSKKAGRNNQGKITVRHQGGGHKRQYRIIDFKRDKDGIPGRVATIEYDPNRSANIALIHYADGEKRYILAPKNLKVDLEIMSGAEADIKVGNALPLQNIPVGTVVHNIELKPGKGGQLVRSAGTSAQVLGKEGKYVLVRLNSGEVRMILATCRATIGQVGNEQHELINIGKAGRSRWLGKRPTVRGSVMNPNDHPHGGGEGRSPIGRKSPMSPWGKPTLGAKTRKKTNKSDKFIVRRRKK; this is translated from the coding sequence ATGGCGATTAAAAAATACAAACCGACCTCCAACGGTCGTCGTGGTATGACAGTATCTGATTTTGCAGAAATCACTACTGATAAGCCGGAGAAATCCTTGCTTGCTCCGTTGAGCAAAAAAGCTGGACGTAACAACCAAGGTAAAATCACGGTTCGTCATCAAGGCGGAGGCCATAAGCGCCAGTATCGTATTATCGATTTTAAACGCGACAAAGATGGTATACCAGGACGCGTTGCTACAATCGAGTACGATCCAAACCGCTCTGCAAACATTGCGTTAATTCATTACGCTGATGGAGAAAAGAGATACATTCTTGCTCCTAAAAACCTTAAAGTTGATTTGGAAATTATGTCAGGAGCTGAAGCTGACATTAAAGTGGGTAATGCCCTTCCACTTCAAAACATTCCAGTTGGTACAGTAGTACACAACATTGAGCTTAAACCTGGTAAAGGCGGACAGCTTGTACGTTCTGCAGGAACATCTGCACAAGTCCTTGGTAAAGAAGGCAAATACGTACTTGTTCGTTTGAATTCCGGAGAGGTTCGCATGATTCTTGCTACTTGCCGCGCTACAATCGGTCAAGTTGGTAACGAGCAGCACGAACTTATCAACATTGGTAAAGCTGGACGTTCCCGCTGGTTAGGCAAACGCCCAACTGTTCGTGGATCTGTAATGAACCCTAACGATCACCCGCACGGTGGTGGTGAAGGTCGTTCACCTATCGGTCGTAAATCACCTATGTCTCCATGGGGTAAACCGACTCTTGGTGCTAAAACACGTAAGAAAACGAATAAATCCGATAAATTTATCGTACGTCGTCGTAAAAAATAA